The proteins below come from a single Drosophila suzukii chromosome X, CBGP_Dsuzu_IsoJpt1.0, whole genome shotgun sequence genomic window:
- the LOC108019154 gene encoding BTB/POZ domain-containing protein 7 — protein MGANTSSSSYPTVASSGSGGNSNSSSSNGNLSALPMGMGEMSGGAGAYGSGSSCGPSGNAGGAPGIVISGAHYHRDQRRKRATGFATLKRKFIRRRRSSKACDHARVLRDFVSDWAPVELAALCEEFEALSALRDLSVQAELARPPAATFKQDLAAIYEKNLCTDCDLVFRGTIFSVHRAILSARCVYFRDLLAGCPGFGARICLELPTSPIDVQLFSSLLRYLYTGDLCPHDPNIDIGLLRQLGKDFGTPNPLEHDLRYLLETGDYADAALVFTADGSNDYLRQDSGTSEYGFRPKIELPCHKAILSARSPFFRNLIARRTRNIDEYVERSLHVPTRIVLDETVIPKRYARVLLQAIYLDSVDLTLILRGVGSGTSAGSLGEVHALTNTGRVRPTTLEEAMELYQIGRFLELDILAQGCEDLILEWLSIETLPTVLKWGCQPYGSAWVFRQACQYLREEFAAVSSSPVLHQLDKSQLIHILHSNFLQASELEVLQAVLKWGEQELIRRMEDREPNLLSHTAHSVARKGVKKRDLSDIELREILSELLPLVRMDHVLPPHCEVLCQAIRRGLVSTPPSHMIGDDRENLRINAWIRGGKNQGLYVRPRLFMPYFEEVKALLEDRMSSSHHQVELMRMRRCRHPPDIPDTLYMVSHMNSKANSDLSTVENRSTDGNVDILVGAAVIPPPDNQTLLAMRKREHKLRQSPMCQRALLLPLSSKSEIDRQIRLRVVREFNLPDEVSDLLEIALQTNPGRNESHAEETIATTSQKDDSLLEDEDQSPPPSPAATCSVSRHTTVAPSFLSPMGGSSVASCGTDAAHPCYSRNLTFPRHHSNGLMGVANAFGSGSGPTLQCSYSRLSSSVHQRNDLPALITEGDFRFPHGNGLGLDMGAEGGACGLDAANSHLSEMMPDVAMATASLGQLHLTNNGAGCGPGNMGGRAVSSNNDMSESLQLDLGDGPSPHIIGSAVGSMTLRNIQHQLPTNNYHHFMQRSNSPFEILRQGQPSPTSHPQHSGTYNSGPPRFL, from the exons ATGGGAGCCAACACGTCGAGCAGCAGCTATCCCACGGTGGCCTCATCGGGAAGCGGGGGAAACAGCAATTCCAGTAGCTCGAATGGCAACCTATCCGCTCTGCCCATGGGCATGGGCGAAATGTCCGGCGGAGCAGGTGCTTACGGCAGTGGCAGTAGCTGCGGGCCAAGTGGGAATGCCGGTGGAGCTCCGGGCATCGTCATCAGTGGAGCACACTACCATCGCGATCAGAGGAGGAAGCGTGCCACCGGCTTTGCCACCCTCAAACGCAAGTTCATACGTCGACGGCGTTCCTCCAAGGCCTGTGATCATGCTCGCGTGCTTCGAGATTTCGTCTCCGATTGGGCACCCGTGGAGCTGGCCGCTCTATGCGAAGAGTTCGAGGCACTGTCGGCTCTGAGGGATTTGTCG GTGCAAGCCGAGTTGGCACGACCGCCGGCAGCCACATTTAAGCAGGACCTGGCCGCCATCTATGAGAAGAATCTGTGCACCGATTGTGATCTGGTCTTTCGTGGAACGATATTCTCAGTCCATCGTGCAATATTATCGGCACGTTGTGTATATTTTCGGGACCTGCTGGCAGGATGTCCTGGTTTCGGAGCGCGCATATGTCTCGAGCTACCCACTTCCCCCATAGATGTGCAACTTTTCTCATCGCTCTTGCGCTACCTATACACCGGTGATCTTTGTCCCCACGATCCGAACATTGACATTGGTCTATTGCGACAGTTGGGCAAGGATTTTGGAACTCCGAATCCCCTCGAGCACGATCTGCGCTATTTGCTGGAAACGGGGGACTATGCGGATGCAGCCCTTGTCTTCACGGCGGATGGGAGCAACGATTATCTGCGGCAGGACTCGGGGACCTCGGAGTACGGCTTCCGGCCGAAGATCGAACTGCCATGCCATAAAGCGATCTTGAGTGCGAGGTCACCATTTTTCCGGAATCTAATTGCGCGTCGTACACGCAATATTGACGAGTACGTGGAGCGTTCGTTGCATGTGCCCACACGCATCGTATTAGATGAAACTGTTATACCAAAAAGATATGCGCGTGTACTGCTGCAGGCCATCTATCTGGACTCGGTGGACTTGACATTGATTTTGCGTGGTGTGGGATCGGGCACATCGGCCGGTTCCCTAGGGGAGGTGCACGCTCTCACCAACACAGGACGGGTAAGACCCACAACGCTGGAGGAGGCCATGGAGTTATATCAGATCGGTCGTTTCTTGGAGCTGGATATTTTGGCTCAGGGCTGTGAGGATTTGATTCTGGAATGGCTATCGATTGAGACGTTACCCACAGTCCTGAAGTGGGGCTGCCAGCCCTATGGATCCGCCTGGGTCTTTCGCCAAGCTTGTCAGTATTTGCGGGAGGAATTCGCCGCTGTGAGCTCCTCGCCCGTGTTGCATCAACTCGATAAATCTCAGTTAATACATATTCTGCATAGTAACTTTCTACAAGCCTCCGAACTGGAGGTACTGCAGGCCGTACTCAAGTGGGGTGAGCAGGAGCTCATCCGGCGAATGGAGGATCGGGAGCCGAACCTGCTGTCCCACACAGCCCACTCGGTGGCGCGCAAAGGGGTGAAGAAACGCGACTTGAGCGACATAGAGCTGCGCGAGATACTCTCTGAACTGTTGCCGCTGGTGCGCATGGATCATGTCCTGCCGCCGCACTGCGAGGTCCTCTGCCAGGCGATCCGGCGGGGTCTGGTGAGCACACCACCATCGCACATGATCGGCGATGATCGAGAGAACTTACGTATCAATGCCTGGATTCGTGGGGGCAAAAACCAGGGGCTGTACGTGCGGCCCCGCCTATTTATGCCCTACTTCGAGGAGGTCAAGGCCCTGCTGGAGGATCGAATGTCATCGTCACACCATCAGGTTGAGCTAATGCGTATGCGCCGGTGTCGACATCCCCCCGACATACCGGACACCCTGTATATGGTGTCGCATATGAATTCAAAGGCGAATAGTGATCTTAGCACAGTAGAAAACCGTAGTACTGATGGAAATGTTGATATATTAGTAGGCGCCGCTGTAATACCACCACCGGACAACCAAACCCTGTTGGCGATGCGCAAGCGGGAGCACAAGCTGCGTCAGTCGCCCATGTGCCAGCGTGCTCTGCTACTGCCGCTCTCCTCAAAGAGTGAAATCGATCGGCAAATACGGCTGCGAGTGGTAAGGGAATTCAATCTGCCCGACGAGGTGTCCGACCTCCTGGAAATCGCCCTGCAAACCAATCCGGGCCGGAACGAGAGCCACGCCGAGGAGACAATTGCCACGACGTCGCAGAAGGACGACTCCCTGCTGGAGGATGAGGATCAAAGCCCGCCGCCATCGCCGGCGGCCACTTGCTCAGTTTCGCGACACACCACCGTTGCACCATCGTTCTTGTCGCCCATGGGCGGCTCATCCGTGGCGTCGTGCGGCACCGACGCCGCCCATCCGTGCTACAGTCGAAATCTCACCTTCCCACGCCACCACTCGAACGGCCTGATGGGCGTGGCCAATGCATTTGGTTCCGGCTCGGGTCCCACGCTGCAGTGCAGCTACTCGCGCCTCTCCTCATCGGTGCACCAGCGCAACGACCTGCCGGCCCTCATCACCGAGGGCGACTTCCGGTTCCCGCACGGCAATGGCCTGGGACTGGACATGGGCGCCGAGGGCGGGGCCTGTGGCCTGGACGCGGCCAATAGCCATCTGTCCGAGATGATGCCCGATGTGGCGATGGCCACCGCCTCGCTGGGACAGCTCCACCTGACGAACAATGGAGCTGGATGCGGCCCAGGCAACATGGGCGGACGCGCAGTAAGCAGTAATAACGACATGTCCGAGAGCTTGCAATTAGATTTAGGC
- the Gapdh2 gene encoding glyceraldehyde-3-phosphate dehydrogenase 2, protein MSKIGINGFGRIGRLVLRAAIDKGASVVAVNDPFIDVNYMVYLFKFDSTHGRFKGTVAAEGGFLVVNGQKITVFSERDPANINWASAGAEYVVESTGVFTTIDKASTHLKGGAKKVIISAPSADAPMFVCGVNLDAYKPDMKVVSNASCTTNCLAPLAKVINDNFEIVEGLMTTVHATTATQKTVDGPSGKLWRDGRGAAQNIIPASTGAAKAVGKVIPALNGKLTGMAFRVPTPNVSVVDLTVRLGKGASYDEIKAKVQEAANGPLKGILGYTDEEVVSTDFLSDTHSSVFDAKAGISLNDKFVKLISWYDNEFGYSNRVIDLIKYMQSKD, encoded by the coding sequence ATGTCGAAGATCGGAATTAACGGATTTGGACGCATCGGTCGTCTGGTGCTGCGCGCCGCCATCGATAAGGGAGCCTCCGTTGTGGCCGTCAACGATCCCTTCATCGATGTGAACTACATGGTCTATCTGTTCAAGTTCGACTCGACCCATGGACGTTTTAAGGGCACCGTTGCCGCCGAGGGCGGTTTCCTGGTCGTCAACGGCCAGAAGATCACCGTCTTCAGCGAACGCGACCCGGCCAACATCAACTGGGCCAGCGCTGGTGCCGAATATGTTGTGGAGTCCACCGGTGTCTTCACCACCATCGACAAGGCGTCCACTCACTTGAAGGGCGGTGCCAAGAAGGTCATCATCTCGGCCCCATCCGCCGATGCCCCCATGTTCGTGTGCGGCGTCAACCTGGATGCCTACAAGCCCGACATGAAGGTGGTCTCCAACGCCTCGTGCACCACCAACTGCCTGGCTCCCCTGGCCAAGGTGATCAACGACAACTTCGAGATCGTTGAGGGTCTGATGACCACCGTTCACGCCACCACGGCTACCCAGAAGACCGTCGATGGACCTTCCGGCAAGTTGTGGCGTGATGGACGTGGCGCTGCCCAGAACATCATTCCAGCCTCCACCGGAGCTGCCAAGGCCGTTGGCAAGGTTATCCCTGCCCTCAACGGCAAGCTCACCGGCATGGCATTCCGCGTTCCCACGCCCAATGTGTCCGTCGTCGATTTGACTGTGCGTCTGGGCAAGGGAGCTTCCTACGATGAGATCAAGGCCAAGGTTCAGGAGGCCGCCAACGGACCCCTGAAGGGCATCTTGGGCTACACCGATGAGGAGGTGGTCTCCACCGACTTCCTCAGCGACACCCACTCGTCGGTCTTCGACGCCAAGGCTGGCATTTCGCTGAACGACAAGTTCGTCAAGCTGATCTCTTGGTACGACAACGAGTTCGGTTACTCCAACCGCGTCATCGATCTGATCAAGTACATGCAGAGCAAGGATTAA